One region of Candidatus Thorarchaeota archaeon genomic DNA includes:
- a CDS encoding arsenate reductase ArsC — translation MKQVLFLCTGNSARSQMAEALLRSLGGDEYEVMSAGTDIQSEVNPFAIRVLEEKGIETDGLHPKRVEQFIDKSIDLVITVCDQARQTCPSFPGAKAMEHWSLEDPATFEGTYDEILVKFRETRDEIEKRIKRHLLNGDPRIFNQTNLKL, via the coding sequence ATGAAGCAGGTTCTTTTCTTATGCACAGGCAATTCAGCTCGGAGTCAGATGGCTGAAGCATTACTCAGGTCCCTTGGTGGGGACGAATATGAAGTCATGAGTGCGGGTACTGACATCCAATCGGAAGTCAATCCCTTTGCCATTAGGGTGCTAGAGGAAAAAGGAATAGAAACTGACGGCCTTCATCCAAAAAGGGTTGAGCAATTCATAGACAAGTCTATTGATCTCGTGATAACAGTCTGCGACCAAGCACGTCAGACCTGCCCATCATTCCCTGGGGCAAAAGCGATGGAACACTGGTCACTTGAGGACCCCGCAACCTTTGAAGGCACCTACGATGAGATACTCGTCAAGTTCAGGGAGACTCGAGATGAAATTGAAAAGCGGATAAAGAGACACCTTCTCAATGGTGACCCTCGGATTTTCAATCAAACGAATTTGAAACTGTGA